The Synergistaceae bacterium DNA window GGTTCCCGTTACGATTTGCGATGGTTCACCCCTCTGAAGGAGATTGAACTCTGCGGGCACGCCACTCTGGCGACGACCTGCGTGCTTTCCACGTTTTACGACAGGACGGCGGAAAATTTTGAATTCAGCACGTTGAGCGGTATTCTGAAGGTTCAGCGCAGGGGAGACCTGTACGAAATGGACTTCCCCGTCCGTCCCGTGTCAAAAATTTCGGTCAGCGAGGCAATGAAGGCCGCGGTCGGCGTTCCGATCAGAAGCGCCTGGAGCGGATACAGCCTTCTTCTGGAGCTGAACGATGAAAAGGCCGTTCGCGACCTGAAACCCGACATGGCGGCGGTGAAGCGTCTGGAGGACTGGCACGCCCTCATCGTCACGGCGGTGGGCGAATCCTGCGACTTCGTTTCCCGCTTTTTCGCCCCGAACTTCGGAGTGGACGAAGACCCCGTCACGGGCTCCTCCCACACGACGCTGATCCCCTTCTGGGCCGAGCGCCTGGGAAAACAGGAGATGACGGCCCGGCAGCTTTCCCGGCGCGGCGGGGTTCTTCACTGCAAAAACGCGGGCTCCCGCGTCCTCATCGCCGGAAAAGCCGTCCTCTACATGAAGGGAGAAATCACGCTCCCCTGAGAACCGGACCGTTTTGGGGCCGTTTATTTTTTCCCCAGCACGCACCGCAGACCTCTGTCCGAGGCCGCCATTTTACTGCAGCCTTCGCAGGAGACGCAGAGCGAACGGCGGGTATCGCCTGAAGCCCAGCGGCTGATCAGGTCGGGTTCGCAGATCAGGGGACGGGAAAGCGCGATCATATCGGCCAGTCCCTGGTCCAGAAGCCGCTGGCAGGTCTCGAAAGAGCGGATGCCGCCCACGAGGATGAGGGGCATATTTTTGACCCGAGCCTTGTACAGATGGGCCGCGGATTCGTAATACACCGTTTCGCCGGGCTGCTGGGGGTCGGCGAGGCGATGGGAGGAATAACGGGCCACCGGTCCGCCGCCTCCGCTGATCTCCATTCCGTCGAGGCCCTCCTTTTCCATCAGATAGGAGGTTTCCACCATCATCGGCGGAGTCAGCCCCCCTTCAATGAAGTCTTCGGCGTTGATCTTGGCGATGACGGGATATTTCTCCCCCACGACCTTACGCACACCCCTGTAGACCTCTGTCAGGAGCCGGGCCCGATTTTCGATGCCGTTGCCGTACTGGTCAGTCCGTCTGTTGTACCAGGGCGACAGAAACTGGCTCAGGCAATAGCAATGGGCCGCGTGAATCTGAACCCCGTCAAACCCAGCCTCC harbors:
- a CDS encoding PhzF family phenazine biosynthesis protein; this translates as MRYYAVDAFTEELFKGNPAGVCVPEEPLAEELMQKIAAENNLSETAFVVRNGSRYDLRWFTPLKEIELCGHATLATTCVLSTFYDRTAENFEFSTLSGILKVQRRGDLYEMDFPVRPVSKISVSEAMKAAVGVPIRSAWSGYSLLLELNDEKAVRDLKPDMAAVKRLEDWHALIVTAVGESCDFVSRFFAPNFGVDEDPVTGSSHTTLIPFWAERLGKQEMTARQLSRRGGVLHCKNAGSRVLIAGKAVLYMKGEITLP
- a CDS encoding NADH:flavin oxidoreductase produces the protein MKIFDHFTLGGLTVENRFVRSATWEGMATKEGAVTPELVRLMKTLAEGGAGILISSHAYVRRDGQAGERQLGIYDDSLIPGLRQMCKEVQASGAVIFAQLAHAGVNANGALSGEEPIGPSAMENGRGEKAREATLEDIARLKESFAEAARRALEAGFDGVQIHAAHCYCLSQFLSPWYNRRTDQYGNGIENRARLLTEVYRGVRKVVGEKYPVIAKINAEDFIEGGLTPPMMVETSYLMEKEGLDGMEISGGGGPVARYSSHRLADPQQPGETVYYESAAHLYKARVKNMPLILVGGIRSFETCQRLLDQGLADMIALSRPLICEPDLISRWASGDTRRSLCVSCEGCSKMAASDRGLRCVLGKK